In one Mycobacteroides chelonae genomic region, the following are encoded:
- the fadA6 gene encoding steroid 3-ketoacyl-CoA thiolase FadA6, whose protein sequence is MSEAYIIDAVRTAVGKRNGSLSTVHPLDLGAATFKGLFDRVDVDPDAIDDVIMGVLDAIGGQAGNAGRLAWLAGGYPEEVPGCTVDRQCGSSQQAISFAAQAVMSGTADLVVAGGFQNMSKIPISAAMIVGKEYGFTSPTAESEGWLHRYGDQEISQFRGAEMIAEKWDISREEMEQFALSSHERAFAAIRNGHFDNEIIPVGDFRVDEGPRESTLEKMAGLKTLVDGGRLTAALASQISDGGSATLVASESAVKAHGLKPRARIHHISARGDDPVFMLTGPIPATKYALAKTGLTMDDIDVVEINEAFAPVVLAWAKELDVDLKKVNPNGGAIALGHPLGATGAKLFATMLNELERTGGKYGLQTMCEGGGTANVTIIERL, encoded by the coding sequence ATGTCTGAGGCGTACATCATTGACGCTGTGCGTACCGCTGTCGGTAAGCGCAACGGCTCACTGTCCACGGTGCACCCGCTGGATCTGGGTGCGGCCACCTTCAAGGGGCTCTTCGACCGCGTCGACGTCGACCCCGACGCCATCGATGACGTGATCATGGGTGTCCTGGACGCCATCGGTGGGCAGGCCGGCAATGCCGGACGCCTCGCGTGGCTGGCCGGTGGATACCCGGAAGAGGTGCCCGGCTGCACCGTCGACCGCCAGTGCGGATCGAGCCAGCAGGCCATTTCCTTTGCCGCGCAGGCCGTTATGTCCGGTACCGCGGACCTGGTGGTGGCCGGTGGCTTCCAGAACATGAGCAAGATTCCGATCTCTGCGGCGATGATCGTCGGCAAGGAGTACGGATTCACCTCGCCCACAGCAGAATCCGAAGGCTGGCTGCACCGCTATGGCGATCAGGAAATCTCCCAGTTCCGCGGCGCGGAGATGATCGCCGAGAAGTGGGACATCAGCCGCGAGGAGATGGAGCAGTTCGCGCTCTCCAGCCATGAGCGGGCTTTTGCCGCGATCCGCAACGGACACTTCGACAATGAGATCATCCCGGTCGGCGACTTCCGTGTCGACGAGGGTCCGCGCGAGAGCACGCTGGAGAAGATGGCTGGGCTCAAGACCCTCGTCGATGGGGGCCGGCTCACGGCAGCTCTGGCCAGCCAGATCTCCGACGGTGGTAGCGCGACGCTGGTCGCCTCGGAAAGCGCCGTGAAGGCGCACGGGCTGAAGCCACGCGCACGTATTCATCACATCAGCGCCCGGGGCGACGACCCGGTGTTCATGTTGACCGGCCCCATCCCCGCCACCAAGTACGCGCTGGCCAAGACCGGTCTGACGATGGACGATATCGACGTTGTCGAGATCAACGAGGCCTTCGCCCCCGTGGTGTTGGCATGGGCCAAGGAGCTGGATGTCGACCTGAAGAAGGTCAACCCCAACGGCGGCGCAATCGCGCTGGGTCACCCGTTGGGGGCCACCGGCGCCAAGTTGTTCGCCACCATGCTCAACGAGTTGGAGCGCACCGGCGGCAAGTACGGCCTGCAGACGATGTGTGAGGGCGGCGGCACCGCCAACGTCACCATCATCGAGCGCCTCTGA
- a CDS encoding endonuclease domain-containing protein encodes MGEVPWPFRSGEAIASGAVTEHEIRRRYEQLYPSVYVPRGSNVTAIQRARAAWLWSRRGGVVAGLSASALLGSKWVDGSAPAELIYQNHKAPTGLRVHRESLLADEVARVDGLAVTSAARTAFDLGRWLPPHTVVERLDALIAATGVSPAQILQIADMHPGARGLVALGRALELVDGGAESPQETRTRLLLVKAGFPTPRTQIRVYTRYGEFVARIDMGWEDLKLGVEFDGAQHWTDPHQRSRDVDRSAGLSAEGWTIIRVTSEMLRHRAGTIVARVDEAFRMAMSSGNLARDFGRFAS; translated from the coding sequence ATGGGAGAGGTTCCATGGCCGTTTCGTTCGGGTGAGGCTATTGCTTCCGGGGCTGTGACTGAGCACGAAATCCGTCGTCGATACGAACAGCTCTACCCATCCGTGTACGTTCCACGCGGATCGAATGTGACGGCCATACAGCGTGCGCGGGCCGCATGGTTATGGTCGCGGCGGGGCGGGGTGGTCGCGGGCTTGTCCGCGTCGGCGCTTCTCGGCTCAAAGTGGGTAGATGGTTCGGCCCCAGCGGAATTGATCTATCAGAACCATAAGGCGCCGACGGGGTTGAGGGTTCACCGAGAGTCATTGCTGGCAGACGAGGTTGCCCGCGTTGACGGCCTCGCGGTCACCTCGGCGGCACGCACGGCCTTCGATCTTGGACGCTGGTTGCCGCCGCACACCGTTGTTGAACGCTTGGACGCCCTGATCGCAGCTACTGGCGTCAGCCCTGCACAGATTCTTCAGATCGCGGATATGCATCCCGGAGCCAGGGGGCTGGTGGCGCTCGGCAGGGCGCTGGAGTTGGTCGACGGCGGAGCAGAGTCACCTCAAGAAACCCGCACGAGGCTGCTTCTCGTAAAGGCGGGATTCCCCACGCCGCGGACTCAGATCCGGGTCTACACGCGCTATGGAGAATTCGTCGCGAGGATCGACATGGGATGGGAGGACCTCAAACTCGGAGTCGAATTCGACGGCGCCCAGCACTGGACTGATCCGCATCAGCGTTCCCGCGATGTCGACCGGTCAGCCGGACTCTCCGCAGAGGGCTGGACCATCATTCGGGTGACATCCGAGATGCTGCGGCATCGAGCGGGCACGATCGTGGCCCGGGTCGATGAGGCGTTTCGAATGGCGATGTCGAGTGGGAATCTGGCGAGGGATTTCGGCCGTTTTGCCTCGTGA
- the ipdC gene encoding (3aS,4S,5R,7aS)-5-hydroxy-7a-methyl-1-oxo-octahydro-1H-indene-4-carboxyl-CoA dehydrogenase — MSAPVLKTALTELVGIDHPVVQTGMGWVAGPRLVAATSNAGGLGILASATMTLEELVAAVSKTKSLTDKPFGVNIRADAGDATERIDLLIREKVKVASFALAPKQDLIAKLKDNGVVVVPSIGAAKHAKKVAAWGADAVIVQGGEGGGHTGPVATTLLLPSVLDAVKDTGMPVIAAGGFFDGRGLAAALSYGAAGVAMGTRFLLTSDSTVPDAVKERYLASALDGTVVSTRVDGMPHRVLRTELVEKLESGSRVRGFSAAIRNAAKFKKMSGMTWRSMVKDGLAMRHGKELTWSQVLMAANTPMLLKAGLVEGNTGAGVLASGQVAGILDDLPSCQDLIDAIVTEAVAHLKSANAAIL; from the coding sequence ATGAGCGCACCGGTCCTCAAAACAGCGCTGACCGAGCTGGTCGGCATCGACCATCCCGTCGTCCAGACCGGCATGGGCTGGGTGGCCGGACCGCGACTGGTGGCCGCCACCTCCAACGCCGGCGGTCTGGGCATCCTCGCCTCGGCGACCATGACGCTGGAAGAATTGGTCGCGGCAGTCTCGAAGACGAAGTCACTCACCGATAAACCCTTCGGTGTGAACATCCGTGCTGACGCCGGTGATGCCACCGAGCGCATCGATCTCCTGATCCGCGAGAAGGTGAAGGTGGCCTCGTTCGCGCTGGCACCCAAGCAGGATCTAATCGCCAAGCTGAAAGACAATGGCGTGGTGGTGGTTCCGTCTATCGGCGCAGCCAAGCATGCCAAGAAGGTCGCCGCCTGGGGCGCCGACGCGGTGATCGTCCAGGGTGGTGAGGGCGGCGGACACACCGGTCCGGTGGCAACCACCCTGCTGCTGCCCTCGGTGCTCGATGCGGTGAAGGACACCGGAATGCCGGTCATCGCCGCCGGTGGATTCTTCGACGGGCGTGGCCTCGCCGCCGCGCTGTCCTACGGCGCGGCCGGTGTCGCCATGGGCACCCGATTCCTGCTGACCTCCGATAGCACCGTGCCGGATGCAGTCAAGGAGCGCTATCTGGCCTCGGCCCTCGACGGCACCGTGGTGTCGACCCGGGTCGACGGCATGCCGCACCGGGTGTTGCGCACCGAGCTGGTCGAGAAGCTCGAAAGCGGTTCGCGGGTACGTGGATTCAGTGCAGCGATCCGGAACGCGGCCAAGTTCAAGAAGATGTCGGGAATGACGTGGCGGTCCATGGTCAAGGACGGCCTGGCGATGCGTCACGGCAAGGAGCTCACCTGGTCTCAGGTGCTCATGGCCGCGAACACCCCGATGCTGCTGAAAGCCGGTCTGGTGGAGGGCAACACCGGTGCCGGTGTTCTCGCCTCCGGTCAGGTCGCGGGCATCCTCGATGACCTGCCCAGCTGTCAAGACCTGATCGACGCGATCGTGACGGAAGCGGTCGCCCATCTGAAGAGTGCGAACGCGGCCATCCTCTAA
- a CDS encoding CoA-transferase subunit beta, translated as MSEATRAEVCAVACAELFRDAGEIMASAMSTMSTVGARLARLTFSPDLVLSDGEAVLMAETPAIGGVSPIEGWMPFRKVFDVVASGRRHVVMGANQIDRYGNQNLSAFGPLQHPTRQMFGVRGAPGNTINHATSYWVGNHSARVFGNSVDIVSGVGYDKVDPANPAYKYLNVFRVISNLGVFDFNGPNHEMQALSLHPGVSAEDVASNTSFEVHGLADAGETRLPTDEELRIIREVIDPKSFRDKEVKQ; from the coding sequence ATGAGCGAGGCAACCCGCGCCGAGGTATGCGCCGTGGCGTGCGCCGAGTTGTTCAGGGACGCAGGCGAGATCATGGCCTCCGCGATGTCGACCATGTCCACCGTCGGCGCCCGGCTGGCTCGCCTGACGTTCTCCCCTGATCTGGTGCTTTCCGATGGCGAGGCCGTCCTGATGGCCGAGACACCGGCGATCGGCGGCGTCTCGCCGATCGAAGGGTGGATGCCCTTCCGCAAGGTGTTCGATGTGGTGGCCTCCGGCCGCCGGCATGTCGTCATGGGCGCCAACCAGATTGACCGCTACGGCAATCAGAACCTCTCGGCGTTCGGGCCGCTGCAGCACCCGACCCGGCAGATGTTCGGTGTGCGCGGCGCTCCCGGCAACACCATCAATCACGCCACGTCGTATTGGGTGGGCAACCACTCGGCGCGTGTGTTCGGGAACTCTGTCGACATCGTCTCGGGCGTAGGCTACGACAAGGTCGACCCGGCCAACCCGGCGTACAAGTACCTCAACGTGTTCCGGGTGATTTCTAACCTGGGTGTGTTCGATTTCAACGGGCCCAACCACGAGATGCAGGCCCTGTCACTGCACCCCGGCGTCTCGGCCGAGGACGTCGCGTCCAACACCAGCTTCGAGGTGCACGGGCTGGCCGACGCCGGTGAGACCCGTCTGCCCACCGATGAAGAGCTACGGATCATTCGCGAGGTGATCGATCCGAAGTCGTTCCGGGACAAGGAAGTCAAGCAATGA
- a CDS encoding CoA transferase subunit A, with protein MAHKTSTLDEVVSELRSGMTIGLGGWGSRRKPMAFVRAILRSDVKDLTVVTYGGPDLGLLCSAGKVKKAYYGFVSLDSPPFYDPWFAKARTTGAIESREMDEGMVKCGLEAAAARLPFLPIRAGLGSDVMNFWGDELKTVTSPYADNETLVAMPALNLDAAFVHLNLGDATGNAAYTGVDPYFDDLYCLAAERRFLSVEKVVSTEELVKTVPLQSLLLNRMMVDKVVEAPGGAHFTIGAADYGRDEKFQRHYAEAAGDPETWQTFVDTYLSGSEEDYQAAVKRFKEQQA; from the coding sequence ATGGCACACAAGACAAGCACTCTCGACGAGGTCGTCTCCGAACTGCGCAGCGGCATGACCATCGGCCTCGGAGGCTGGGGTTCGCGCCGCAAGCCGATGGCCTTCGTGCGCGCGATCTTACGTTCGGATGTCAAGGATTTGACGGTCGTCACCTACGGCGGACCGGACTTGGGCCTGCTGTGTTCGGCGGGCAAGGTCAAAAAGGCCTACTACGGCTTCGTGTCCCTGGATTCGCCGCCGTTCTATGACCCGTGGTTCGCCAAGGCGCGCACCACCGGCGCGATCGAGTCCCGCGAGATGGACGAGGGCATGGTCAAGTGCGGCCTGGAAGCCGCCGCCGCCCGCCTGCCGTTCCTGCCCATCCGGGCCGGGCTCGGCTCGGACGTCATGAATTTCTGGGGAGACGAGCTCAAGACCGTCACATCCCCGTATGCGGATAACGAGACCCTGGTCGCGATGCCCGCGCTGAATCTGGACGCCGCATTCGTGCACCTGAACCTGGGTGACGCCACCGGCAATGCCGCCTACACCGGAGTGGACCCATACTTCGACGACCTCTACTGCCTGGCAGCCGAGCGCCGCTTCCTCTCTGTAGAGAAGGTCGTCTCCACCGAAGAACTGGTGAAAACCGTTCCTCTGCAGTCACTTCTGCTGAACCGCATGATGGTGGACAAGGTGGTGGAAGCTCCCGGTGGCGCGCACTTCACCATCGGCGCCGCCGACTACGGCCGCGACGAGAAGTTCCAGCGGCACTACGCCGAGGCCGCCGGGGATCCGGAGACCTGGCAGACCTTCGTCGACACCTACCTGTCCGGTTCCGAAGAGGACTACCAGGCAGCCGTTAAGCGGTTTAAGGAGCAGCAGGCATGA